The following proteins are encoded in a genomic region of Thiomonas sp. X19:
- the ltrA gene encoding group II intron reverse transcriptase/maturase, with translation MSNRRGKSDCCVVPKKLPNKAVGESPAAAEVVEGRRQAKGNAVAARMSRRTSRVYDVGTALDGIRQTARDRRDARFDNLLHHIDAVERLRQAYLAVKRDAAAGVDGQTWQSYGQNLEGNLLDLSDRLARGGFRPQPVKRVYIDKADGSKRPLGVPALEDKIVQRASAEVLNAIYEQDFLGFSYGFRPGKSAHKALDAVAVGVSARKVNFVLDADISKFFDTIEHDWLVRFIEHRVADARVVRLIKKWLHAGVLEDGRLTQSELGTVQGGSISPLLANIYLHYAFDLWVEQWRGRHARGDVIAVRYADDWVAGFQYRDDAERFKRAVEERLGQFGLKLHPEKTRLIEFGRFAQENRRRRGQGKPQTFDFLGFTHCCGKTRKGYFMVLRLTSAKRLRAKLQAVKLELRRRMHHPIPEQGQYLRAVVAGHGRYFGVPCNGARLRTFRHQVAGLWHRTLCRRSQSRGLTWRRMYRLMAQWLPVPNICQPYPNQRLIVTTQGRSRMR, from the coding sequence ATGAGCAACAGGCGCGGGAAGTCGGACTGCTGCGTAGTACCGAAGAAACTGCCGAACAAGGCCGTGGGTGAAAGTCCTGCGGCGGCGGAGGTGGTGGAGGGAAGGCGGCAGGCCAAGGGCAATGCTGTTGCGGCGCGCATGTCCCGGAGAACCAGCCGGGTCTATGACGTGGGAACCGCGCTCGACGGCATACGACAGACGGCAAGGGACCGTCGCGATGCAAGGTTCGACAACCTGCTGCATCACATCGACGCGGTCGAACGTCTTCGGCAGGCCTACCTCGCGGTCAAACGCGACGCGGCCGCCGGGGTGGACGGCCAGACCTGGCAGTCGTACGGGCAGAACTTGGAGGGCAACCTCCTGGACCTGTCGGATCGGCTGGCCCGAGGGGGCTTCCGGCCCCAGCCTGTGAAGAGGGTGTACATCGACAAGGCCGACGGGAGTAAGCGCCCTCTGGGCGTGCCCGCGCTGGAAGACAAGATTGTCCAGCGCGCATCGGCCGAAGTCCTCAACGCCATCTACGAACAGGACTTCCTCGGGTTCAGCTACGGCTTCAGGCCGGGGAAGAGCGCGCACAAAGCGCTGGACGCCGTGGCGGTGGGTGTGAGCGCAAGGAAGGTGAACTTTGTTCTCGATGCTGACATCAGCAAGTTCTTCGACACCATCGAACACGACTGGCTGGTGAGGTTCATCGAGCATCGCGTGGCTGACGCGCGCGTGGTGCGGCTGATCAAGAAATGGCTGCACGCGGGTGTACTGGAGGACGGCAGGTTGACGCAGAGTGAACTGGGTACGGTGCAAGGCGGCAGCATCAGTCCGCTGCTGGCCAACATCTACCTGCACTACGCGTTCGACCTGTGGGTCGAGCAATGGCGGGGGCGCCACGCCCGAGGCGACGTGATCGCGGTGAGGTATGCCGACGATTGGGTTGCCGGGTTCCAGTACCGCGACGACGCCGAGCGCTTCAAGCGCGCGGTGGAAGAACGGCTGGGCCAGTTCGGGTTGAAGTTGCACCCCGAGAAGACGCGGCTGATCGAGTTCGGGCGTTTCGCCCAAGAGAACCGACGCCGCAGGGGACAGGGCAAACCGCAGACCTTCGACTTCCTCGGGTTCACGCACTGCTGCGGGAAGACGAGGAAGGGCTACTTCATGGTCTTGCGGCTGACGAGTGCCAAACGCCTGCGAGCCAAACTCCAGGCGGTCAAACTCGAACTCAGACGGCGCATGCACCACCCGATCCCAGAGCAGGGCCAGTACCTGCGCGCGGTGGTGGCTGGGCATGGCCGGTACTTCGGCGTGCCGTGCAACGGCGCGCGGCTGAGGACATTCCGCCATCAGGTGGCCGGGCTGTGGCATCGCACGCTGTGCCGCCGCAGTCAGAGCCGCGGCCTGACCTGGCGTCGAATGTATCGATTGATGGCGCAGTGGTTGCCTGTTCCGAACATCTGCCAGCCGTACCCGAACCAGCGTCTGATCGTCACGACCCAAGGCAGGAGCCGTATGCGGTAG
- a CDS encoding PIN-like domain-containing protein, with translation MLHKIAFSGDRTQYLTEFRRAIDALIPYTHVFSQQFDPGVIHQQIVQHLSAAVLDSDLAALCVRASQEGSARFEHRLPPGFRDSNKGENRFGDLIIWFEILEKSTSSATDFPNVLFITNDEKSDWVYTPKMRTEIVGSARKSVGNTNPEIKLADPRLVSEFQRRTGHASFVICSLATLVEGLSKVSAMQFAQLAAAIQIDTEEPAQTFGADGAASEESPPDRAPTPTEPPTATVEALPPREEPGTETPEPPQPIQPLEPAALSLHYDQNATEDSEYQADAPSDINAIIRALKSLNWYTQNPAIVRISAIRNEDFTPSSWFVLGRNIYQAACGNSQKAMEFMAGLESQLGVVRK, from the coding sequence TTGCTGCACAAGATTGCATTCAGCGGCGACCGCACTCAATACCTGACCGAGTTCCGACGGGCCATCGACGCCCTGATACCGTACACGCACGTTTTCTCGCAGCAGTTTGACCCCGGCGTTATCCACCAGCAAATTGTGCAGCACCTTTCTGCTGCAGTCCTCGATTCCGATCTCGCCGCGCTCTGCGTGCGTGCTTCGCAGGAAGGTAGCGCTAGGTTTGAGCATCGACTCCCTCCCGGCTTCCGCGACAGTAACAAGGGCGAGAACCGCTTCGGTGATCTCATCATCTGGTTTGAGATACTAGAAAAATCAACGTCGAGCGCGACCGATTTTCCCAACGTCCTTTTCATCACCAACGACGAGAAGTCGGACTGGGTGTACACGCCGAAGATGCGTACAGAGATCGTAGGCAGCGCACGAAAGTCTGTGGGGAACACCAACCCAGAGATCAAGTTGGCGGATCCTAGGCTCGTCTCCGAGTTTCAACGTCGAACCGGTCACGCAAGCTTTGTCATTTGTAGCCTTGCGACCCTAGTCGAAGGGCTTTCCAAGGTCAGTGCGATGCAATTCGCCCAACTTGCAGCCGCGATTCAAATCGATACGGAAGAGCCGGCCCAGACCTTTGGTGCAGACGGTGCAGCTTCAGAGGAAAGCCCACCCGACCGCGCCCCCACCCCCACTGAACCGCCCACGGCCACTGTTGAGGCATTGCCACCCAGGGAAGAGCCTGGCACCGAGACGCCGGAGCCACCTCAGCCCATTCAACCCCTGGAACCTGCCGCGCTGTCCCTTCACTACGACCAAAACGCCACTGAAGATAGTGAGTACCAAGCCGACGCGCCCTCGGACATCAACGCAATCATCCGTGCCCTCAAATCGCTGAACTGGTATACACAGAACCCGGCAATTGTGAGGATCAGCGCTATTCGCAATGAAGACTTCACGCCTTCATCCTGGTTCGTCCTCGGCAGAAACATCTATCAGGCAGCTTGCGGCAATTCGCAGAAGGCCATGGAGTTTATGGCTGGCCTGGAGTCTCAGTTAGGCGTCGTTAGGAAATAA
- a CDS encoding ISAzo13-like element ISCARN37 family transposase, with translation MQADSPIGQRWALMRDRLDERQRRALAAAEAKVIGRGGTSQVAAATGLARGTIAAGMLELEGTDNEFMAGAQLAPPSATRRPGGGRKPLTHKDPTLVADLLALVEPTTRGDPESPLRWSCKSLRVLAEQLQQQGHAVSHVVVGQLLKAQGFSLQGNAKVIEGNQSPDRNAQFEHINATVSAALARGQPVISVDTKKKELVGQFRNGGKEWSPVGEPAQVKVHDFVDPELGRASPYGVYDIGADQGWVSVGTDHDTATFAVQTIRRWWYAMGKPRYPKARELTITADGGGSNGHRVRLWKLELGRFAQEAGLNIRVCHFPPGTSKWNKIEHRMFSFITMNWRAQPLVSHEVIVNLIAGTKTRSGLTVHAELDTNSYPKGVVVTDAALATIRIEPNKFHGDWNYCIRSG, from the coding sequence ATGCAAGCCGATTCGCCGATTGGGCAGCGCTGGGCACTGATGCGAGATCGCCTCGACGAGCGGCAGCGCCGGGCGCTGGCCGCCGCCGAAGCCAAGGTGATTGGGCGCGGAGGCACTTCGCAGGTTGCGGCGGCCACCGGCCTGGCTCGCGGCACGATCGCCGCGGGCATGCTGGAGTTGGAGGGCACGGACAACGAGTTCATGGCTGGCGCGCAGTTGGCGCCCCCTTCGGCGACGCGGCGCCCCGGCGGCGGGCGCAAGCCGCTGACGCACAAGGATCCGACGCTCGTGGCGGACCTGCTCGCACTTGTCGAGCCGACCACGCGCGGCGATCCCGAGTCGCCATTGCGCTGGAGCTGCAAGAGCCTTCGCGTGTTGGCCGAGCAACTCCAGCAGCAGGGTCACGCTGTCAGTCATGTGGTGGTGGGCCAACTGCTGAAGGCCCAGGGCTTCAGCCTGCAGGGCAACGCCAAGGTGATCGAGGGCAACCAGAGCCCCGACCGCAATGCACAGTTCGAGCACATCAACGCGACTGTCAGCGCCGCGCTTGCGCGCGGGCAGCCCGTCATCTCGGTGGACACCAAGAAGAAGGAACTGGTCGGCCAGTTCAGGAACGGCGGCAAGGAGTGGAGCCCCGTGGGCGAGCCGGCGCAGGTGAAGGTGCACGACTTCGTGGACCCGGAACTCGGCCGAGCCAGCCCCTACGGGGTCTACGACATCGGAGCCGACCAAGGCTGGGTGAGCGTTGGAACGGATCACGACACCGCCACGTTTGCGGTGCAAACTATCCGGCGCTGGTGGTACGCGATGGGCAAGCCGCGCTACCCCAAGGCGCGCGAGCTCACGATCACCGCCGACGGCGGCGGCAGCAACGGCCACCGGGTGCGGCTGTGGAAACTCGAACTGGGCCGCTTCGCCCAAGAGGCTGGGCTGAACATCCGCGTGTGCCACTTCCCGCCTGGCACGAGCAAGTGGAACAAGATCGAGCACCGCATGTTCTCCTTCATCACGATGAACTGGCGGGCGCAGCCCTTGGTCAGCCACGAAGTGATCGTCAATCTCATTGCCGGCACCAAGACCAGAAGCGGGCTCACCGTGCATGCCGAACTGGACACCAACTCGTATCCGAAGGGTGTCGTCGTCACCGATGCAGCCTTGGCCACCATTCGCATCGAACCGAACAAGTTCCACGGCGATTGGAACTACTGCATCCGCTCAGGGTAG